In a genomic window of Flavobacterium crassostreae:
- a CDS encoding DNA primase family protein — protein sequence MTTAVNLPHSQSEVKKRLIENIEKCSNELEASENSKSDILTGLLKSISPINFELLAFPDAEKDRKEADRLASIIFDENGDPRSEFKDELKQHKIVLSKLSKNKLTKNHYLIICIEQLMKIAKENNWGLCKKNGYIYLYNGCYWEEIDKERFQFFLGDVAMKMDVEKFKGKVYTFKEDLLKQFLSDAYLPEPDNKKDSILINLQNGTFEISATKQVLRSFDSNDFLTHQLPFEFNPKATAPMFRKYLDEVLPVKEKQSALAEFCGYVFINSSVLKLEKMLTLYGTGANGKSVFFEIINALLGSENISNYSLQSLTDEKGYSRAKIGNKLVNYASEINGKLETDIFKQMASGEPIEARLPYGEPFILNDYAKLIFNCNELPKDVEHTNAYFRRFMIIEFDQTIPEERQDRQLPNKIVENELAGVFNWILSGLDRVLANKGFSKCDAVDNTRINYQKQSDSVLLFIEEHGYKVSATERILISDLYPLYKTFCVDDGYKALGKKNFILRLNHFKMHVNRITIGNVVYLTNH from the coding sequence ATGACTACAGCTGTCAATCTTCCTCATAGCCAAAGTGAGGTAAAAAAAAGGCTTATTGAAAACATTGAAAAGTGTTCGAATGAACTTGAAGCTTCTGAAAACTCAAAGAGCGATATTTTAACTGGATTACTAAAAAGCATAAGTCCAATCAACTTTGAATTATTAGCTTTTCCCGACGCTGAAAAAGACAGAAAGGAGGCTGATAGACTAGCATCTATAATCTTTGACGAAAATGGAGATCCTAGATCTGAGTTTAAGGACGAACTCAAACAGCATAAAATAGTGTTAAGTAAGTTGTCTAAAAACAAACTTACAAAAAACCATTATTTGATAATTTGCATTGAGCAGTTAATGAAGATTGCAAAAGAAAATAATTGGGGATTATGCAAAAAGAACGGCTACATTTATTTATATAATGGCTGTTATTGGGAAGAGATAGATAAGGAACGCTTCCAATTTTTTCTTGGTGATGTTGCTATGAAAATGGACGTTGAAAAATTCAAAGGGAAGGTTTACACGTTCAAGGAAGATTTATTAAAGCAGTTTCTTTCAGATGCTTATTTACCAGAACCAGACAATAAAAAAGACAGTATTCTAATCAATCTTCAAAACGGTACTTTTGAGATTAGCGCAACCAAACAAGTGTTAAGAAGTTTTGATTCAAATGATTTTTTGACACATCAATTGCCATTTGAGTTCAACCCAAAAGCAACTGCTCCAATGTTTCGAAAATATTTAGACGAGGTTTTACCTGTTAAAGAAAAGCAAAGCGCTTTAGCAGAATTTTGCGGATATGTTTTTATAAATTCTAGTGTTCTTAAACTGGAAAAAATGTTAACCCTTTACGGTACTGGGGCAAATGGAAAGAGTGTTTTTTTTGAAATTATAAATGCTTTGTTGGGATCTGAAAATATTAGTAATTACTCGCTACAAAGTTTAACTGATGAGAAAGGATATTCTAGAGCTAAAATAGGAAACAAACTAGTAAACTATGCAAGTGAGATTAATGGTAAACTAGAAACGGATATTTTTAAGCAAATGGCATCTGGAGAACCTATCGAAGCTCGTTTGCCTTATGGAGAACCTTTTATACTCAACGATTATGCAAAACTAATCTTTAATTGTAATGAGTTACCCAAAGATGTAGAACATACAAACGCCTATTTCCGTCGGTTTATGATTATTGAATTTGACCAAACTATACCCGAAGAAAGGCAAGATAGACAGCTTCCAAATAAAATAGTTGAAAATGAATTGGCAGGTGTTTTTAATTGGATTTTATCTGGTTTGGATAGAGTTTTAGCGAACAAAGGATTTAGTAAATGTGATGCTGTGGATAATACTCGAATTAATTACCAAAAACAAAGTGACAGTGTTCTCTTGTTCATAGAAGAACACGGTTATAAAGTATCTGCTACGGAAAGGATTTTAATTTCAGACCTATATCCATTGTATAAAACATTCTGTGTTGATGATGGATATAAAGCACTGGGTAAAAAGAATTTTATTTTAAGACTGAACCATTTTAAAATGCATGTAAACCGCATAACTATTGGGAATGTAGTTTATTTAACCAATCACTAA
- a CDS encoding DUF6371 domain-containing protein gives MKFSNKLDPSSKKFVCPNCNKKTFVRYLEVETLSYSADEFGRCDRESECSYHKSPVIGIIGYSIPFLSLMSLTDKAYKLTAENGTIHIVPKTVIMEQNENSCFIAGWFLKNSKFSYLTNECKFFEKGGIANVFIPKEQIPKVVPNYHSLELLDKLYCNDLNTDNLTEFLKTKFTNEEVFKMKQDYLITATNTPWNNSTVFWRIDNNETVCGGKIMQYDRYRGKRIKEPHNKTTWIHKYYEKSSFKLSHCLFGLHLIVEDYSKIIAITESEKTAIIMSRFIPEYIWLATGGKGNLKFELLQPIKKRIIVLFPDKSEYNDWLSKATELNSKGFKISVSDILENTDYPKGFDLADLYLSLENG, from the coding sequence ATGAAATTCTCCAATAAATTAGACCCTAGCAGTAAAAAATTCGTTTGTCCAAATTGTAATAAAAAAACGTTTGTTCGATATCTTGAAGTTGAAACTCTCAGTTATTCAGCAGATGAATTTGGGCGTTGTGACCGTGAAAGTGAATGTTCCTATCATAAAAGCCCAGTAATTGGAATAATAGGCTATTCTATACCTTTTTTGTCACTGATGAGTTTAACCGATAAAGCTTATAAATTGACAGCTGAAAATGGCACTATTCATATTGTACCAAAGACTGTAATAATGGAACAAAACGAAAATAGTTGTTTCATTGCGGGATGGTTTTTAAAAAACAGTAAATTTTCTTATTTGACCAATGAATGTAAATTTTTTGAAAAAGGTGGAATAGCAAATGTCTTTATTCCGAAAGAACAAATACCCAAAGTAGTTCCTAATTATCATAGTCTTGAATTATTAGATAAATTGTATTGTAACGATTTAAATACAGATAATTTAACAGAGTTCTTAAAAACAAAATTCACAAATGAAGAGGTTTTTAAAATGAAGCAGGATTATTTGATTACTGCTACAAATACTCCTTGGAACAATTCTACTGTGTTTTGGCGTATTGACAACAATGAAACTGTTTGTGGTGGTAAAATTATGCAATACGATAGGTATAGAGGCAAACGAATTAAAGAACCGCACAATAAGACTACTTGGATACATAAATACTATGAAAAATCTAGTTTTAAATTAAGTCATTGTTTATTTGGTTTGCATTTAATTGTTGAGGATTATTCAAAAATAATTGCAATCACAGAGAGTGAAAAAACCGCAATCATAATGAGCCGTTTTATTCCCGAATACATTTGGTTGGCAACAGGAGGGAAGGGAAATTTAAAATTTGAATTGTTGCAGCCAATCAAAAAGAGAATAATAGTTTTATTTCCCGATAAGTCAGAATATAACGATTGGTTAAGTAAGGCGACTGAACTCAATTCAAAAGGGTTTAAGATTTCCGTTAGTGATATTCTTGAAAACACGGATTATCCCAAAGGATTTGATTTGGCAGACTTGTATTTGAGTTTGGAGAATGGGTAA
- a CDS encoding helix-turn-helix domain-containing protein produces the protein MNNQIFLNGITLEQLAEALTPLIQASQSAQSHQSELIGRKEVCIMLGINLTSLWKHTKSGKLSSYGIGNRVLYKRSEVLNAITPINPKN, from the coding sequence ATGAATAATCAAATTTTTTTAAACGGCATTACCTTAGAGCAGTTAGCCGAAGCTCTTACTCCTTTAATTCAAGCGAGCCAATCTGCACAATCTCATCAGAGTGAACTGATCGGTCGTAAAGAGGTGTGTATAATGTTAGGCATAAATTTAACTAGTTTATGGAAACATACGAAAAGCGGTAAGCTATCTTCTTACGGTATTGGCAACAGGGTTTTGTATAAGCGTTCTGAAGTACTGAATGCTATTACTCCTATTAACCCTAAAAATTAA
- a CDS encoding type I restriction endonuclease subunit R encodes MTFNEDSRVKIPSLLHLTRLGYTYLSLKNALWDESTNIFTDVFIDSISKINPGIEQSDAKRLLDEVSLLLDNEDLGKAFYERITERSGIRLIDFENFENNTFNVVTELTCKKDDEEFRPDITLLINGMPLVFIEVKKPNNQDGILAEHKRIQSRFENKKFRKFVNITQLMVFSNNMKYDDNSPMPIEGAFYATVSYQKPSFNYFREENKFDLDAVLAPFDDEKENFILKDNNLVGIKNSPEFLTNKNPNSPTNSICTSLFQKERLQFMLQYSIAYVKGSKGLQKHIMRYPQLFATKAIEAKLEEGVKKGIIWHTQGSGKTALAYYNVKYLTDYFQSKKIIPKFYFIVDRLDLLIQAGKEFKSRGLVVHNVNSREEFAKDIKSTSVIHNNSGKAEITVVNIQKFQDDPDVVRNTDYQLNIQRVYFLDEVHRSYNPKGSFLANLNESDPNAIKIGLTGTPLLGTDYNSKALFGGYIHKYYYNSSIADGYTLRLIREEIETNYKLTLKQALEEIEILKGNADKKIVYAHPKFVEPMLDYIVQDFEKARISMNDNSIGGLVVCDSSDQAKMLFEIFESKYATNTTVHSGLLQAAEPSESYGDKKKAESKVTTAAVILHDIGTKQDRKDQVEAFKDGHIDFLFVYNMLLTGFDAPRLKKLYIGRVIKAHNLLQTLTRVNRTYKDFRYGYVVDFADIQKEFDKTNQDYFNELQSELGDEMEHYSNIFKSQEEINTEIKEIKEVLFHFDTMNAEIFSQQISQINDRSEILRITRVLNNAKSLYNLIRLSGNYELLEQLDFHKLTVLSRDANNRLALINAKEALESNIDTSNLLNIALEDVIFAFVKVKEEEMVLADQLKNILQKTRETLGGNFDQKAPEFISLKEELERLFKKKNLNEVTKDEMESNIRELEKIYSKAKELERKNQLLRAKYDNDEKYARLHKRLMEKDPLTDSESKLFEALQGLKTAVDAQIIQNSKMLENESFVERMVMRLVIDQFKNKQHIALDAATTKRINGLIVKEYMNEFYGRTAY; translated from the coding sequence ATGACATTCAACGAAGATTCCAGAGTAAAAATACCCAGCTTACTCCATTTAACCCGTTTAGGATATACTTACCTTTCGTTAAAAAATGCGTTATGGGATGAAAGCACAAATATATTTACGGATGTTTTTATAGACAGTATTTCTAAAATAAACCCAGGAATTGAACAGTCTGATGCGAAACGATTATTGGACGAAGTTTCATTATTATTAGACAATGAAGATTTAGGTAAGGCTTTTTATGAACGTATTACAGAACGATCTGGAATACGATTAATTGACTTTGAAAACTTTGAAAATAATACCTTCAATGTTGTTACAGAGTTGACTTGCAAAAAAGATGATGAAGAGTTTCGACCAGATATAACTTTATTGATTAATGGAATGCCATTGGTTTTTATCGAAGTAAAGAAGCCTAATAACCAAGATGGTATTTTAGCGGAACACAAGCGTATTCAATCGCGTTTTGAGAATAAGAAATTCAGAAAATTTGTCAATATTACCCAATTGATGGTGTTTTCCAACAATATGAAATATGATGATAATTCGCCAATGCCCATTGAAGGGGCTTTTTATGCCACGGTTTCCTATCAGAAACCATCATTTAATTATTTTAGAGAGGAAAATAAGTTTGATTTGGATGCTGTATTAGCTCCATTTGATGATGAAAAAGAAAATTTCATTTTAAAGGACAACAATTTAGTGGGAATTAAAAATTCACCTGAATTTCTAACCAATAAAAATCCAAATTCACCTACCAACAGCATTTGTACATCTTTATTTCAAAAGGAACGTTTGCAATTTATGTTGCAATATTCCATTGCTTATGTCAAAGGAAGCAAAGGATTGCAAAAACACATTATGCGTTACCCTCAACTTTTTGCCACCAAAGCCATTGAAGCCAAGTTAGAAGAAGGGGTTAAAAAAGGGATTATTTGGCATACGCAAGGAAGCGGAAAAACAGCACTCGCCTATTACAATGTTAAATACCTGACTGATTATTTTCAAAGTAAAAAGATCATCCCAAAATTCTATTTTATCGTAGATCGTTTGGATTTATTAATTCAAGCGGGAAAAGAGTTTAAAAGCCGAGGTTTAGTCGTTCATAATGTGAACTCAAGAGAAGAATTTGCAAAGGATATTAAATCAACCAGTGTTATTCATAATAATTCGGGTAAAGCGGAGATTACGGTAGTTAATATTCAGAAGTTTCAGGATGATCCAGATGTAGTTCGTAATACCGATTACCAACTCAATATTCAACGTGTCTATTTTTTAGATGAGGTACACCGTAGCTATAATCCAAAAGGAAGCTTTTTAGCCAACTTGAACGAATCGGATCCCAATGCGATCAAGATTGGATTGACAGGAACACCATTGTTAGGAACTGATTACAATTCGAAAGCTTTATTTGGGGGATATATTCATAAATATTATTACAATTCTTCTATTGCGGATGGTTATACCTTGCGTTTAATTCGAGAAGAAATAGAAACCAATTATAAGCTTACCCTAAAACAAGCATTAGAAGAAATTGAAATTCTAAAAGGAAATGCCGACAAGAAAATTGTCTATGCACACCCTAAGTTTGTAGAACCAATGCTCGATTATATCGTTCAGGATTTTGAGAAAGCTCGAATTTCCATGAATGACAATTCCATTGGTGGATTAGTCGTTTGTGACTCTTCTGATCAAGCTAAAATGTTGTTTGAAATATTTGAATCGAAATACGCTACAAATACGACAGTTCATAGTGGATTGTTACAAGCTGCCGAGCCATCTGAAAGTTATGGTGACAAAAAGAAAGCCGAAAGCAAAGTAACCACAGCTGCGGTAATTCTGCATGACATTGGAACCAAACAAGACCGAAAAGATCAGGTAGAAGCTTTCAAAGACGGTCATATTGACTTTTTGTTTGTCTATAATATGTTATTGACTGGTTTTGATGCCCCACGATTGAAGAAATTATACATAGGTCGTGTGATTAAAGCACACAATTTACTGCAAACCTTAACCCGAGTTAATAGAACCTACAAAGATTTTAGATATGGTTACGTGGTTGATTTTGCCGATATTCAAAAGGAATTCGATAAAACCAATCAGGATTATTTTAACGAATTACAATCAGAATTAGGGGATGAAATGGAACATTACTCCAACATCTTCAAATCGCAAGAAGAAATAAATACAGAGATCAAGGAAATAAAGGAAGTATTGTTTCATTTTGATACGATGAACGCGGAGATTTTCTCCCAGCAAATTTCCCAAATCAATGATCGTTCTGAAATACTGAGAATTACTCGAGTGTTGAATAATGCTAAGAGTTTGTATAACTTGATTCGACTGTCTGGTAATTATGAATTATTAGAACAACTCGATTTTCATAAACTAACCGTTTTATCTCGGGATGCTAATAATCGTTTGGCATTGATTAATGCAAAAGAAGCCTTAGAAAGCAATATTGATACCTCAAATCTTTTAAACATTGCCCTAGAAGACGTTATTTTTGCTTTTGTCAAAGTGAAAGAGGAAGAAATGGTATTGGCAGACCAACTCAAAAATATTCTCCAAAAAACGAGAGAAACCTTAGGCGGTAATTTCGACCAAAAAGCACCAGAATTTATTTCGTTGAAAGAAGAACTGGAGCGCTTGTTCAAAAAGAAAAACTTGAATGAAGTGACCAAAGACGAAATGGAAAGCAACATCCGAGAACTCGAAAAGATTTATAGCAAAGCCAAAGAATTGGAACGCAAAAACCAATTGCTGAGAGCCAAATATGATAATGACGAAAAATACGCTCGCCTTCACAAACGTTTAATGGAAAAAGACCCTTTGACGGATAGCGAAAGTAAATTATTTGAAGCGTTACAAGGATTGAAGACAGCAGTAGATGCACAAATCATTCAAAATTCTAAAATGCTTGAAAACGAAAGCTTTGTAGAGCGAATGGTAATGCGACTGGTAATTGACCAATTCAAAAACAAACAACATATTGCATTGGATGCCGCAACAACCAAGCGAATCAACGGTCTGATTGTAAAAGAATATATGAATGAATTTTATGGACGAACAGCCTACTAA